DNA from Daucus carota subsp. sativus chromosome 1, DH1 v3.0, whole genome shotgun sequence:
GTAGAGGGTTCAACGGAGTATATTGGAATGGGACATGTATTTATCATATGACAGAATTGATGTGAAGTCGTGATGAATCAGTAGAAAATTGCTGAGTTTATAATTTGGTTAGACAGGGTGAGAGATTTTGGATGCTCTCGTAATTTACCCCAAAATTGTTGCATGGTATACAATTGGGAGGTAAGGATCTGAGCAGAGATTAAAGAGGTCATATTTGAGCCAAACGACCCTTATGAAAGATTGAGAAGGGGATCCACACATCCCTGAAAGCCCCTGTATATTAGTGGTGTTAGAATATATGGTTTATTGCAATTAGGTGTTCAACCCCTTCTTAAATGAGGATATTCTAGTTGATTTTGAGGGATTGGTAGAGGGTTCGAAGGAGCATATCGAAATGGGACATAGTATTTATCATATGACAGGATTGATGTGAAGTCGGGATGAACGAGATtgctaattttataatttggtTAGACAGGGCTGAGAGATCTTGGACGCTCTCGTAATTTACTCTAAAAATGTTTCATGGTATACAATTGGGACATAAGGATCCGAGCAGAATTTAAAAAGGTCATATTTGAGCCAAACGACTCTTATCAAAGATTGAAAAGGGGACCCACACATACCTGAAAGGCCCTGTATCTAGATGCCCTGTCTCCTGTGTAAGTTGACCATAAAATGTATGAAGAAATGCAGCCCAAAAACTACGATATATATACACTTTCACAGGAGGAATCAACTCCTACAGCTGGTTTCTAAAGAATGGTGGTGAGGTCACGATGAATTGCGAGGTGTTGGCGCTACTGTCTAATAACACATAaacgcgcgcgcacacacacaatTTAGCGAGTTTACTGTCTTATATTGgatgtatttattttatcttagttatatttttgtttcagtATGAAGTTAACTTCAGCCATGCCCCCGGTGATGCTTCACTCCTTCCCcagtaaaatataatatttgaactAATATTAGTGCTTTCTACTTGCAAATCTCAATCTTGTAGGCAAAAGAAGTTCGTCGACTAGCTGACAATATGGTACAGCTTGGAAAGGAGGTGAGTTGTACCTAATGCTCTGTATTCTTTACTTGTCACATACTACTATTTGTGACAATATGGTCCCTCTGTTAGCTTGTACATTACTGTCAATTAGTTTAGAACTAATTGACACGGGCTGTGATGGGTTTAAGAGCACTCTGTGGTTTAGGTGATATagccatataaatatataccatATTAGTGAAAAAGGTTAGTTTATCTTCTGCACAAGCTTTGTTAATTGCAAATCTGTGACAAATGTGCCCCATCCATCTTCTTGCCGAGACTAATCTACCACAAACGACATTACCAAGTGTGAACTTTACCTGTAAAGGCTGTTCAATCAACTGCCTTACATACCTTGTTGATCGCGCATGATACCATAAAACATGTAAAACTTTCGGAATACTACTATTTTTGTCCAACTGCTATACTTGGCATTTTTAGTATACTtttgtatgttttatttgctgATTAAGGGGAAGACTCTGGCTGAGTCTATTGAGATCTTTGCAAGTTATTTGATGTTATTATCTATTGTTGATTGGTAAAAGACATTTGTACTATCCTTTTTTGAAGAACTATACTATTACAGGGCACTCTCTGTGCTGCAAGACGTGCTGGTGCTTTTGTTCGAGGTGATGATGTCATTCACAAGCTATTTACAGAGTTGGCTTATCGATACAAGTATATTGCTCTACCTTGTTTCTTGTGCAGACTTTGGCCTTTTTTAATGATTGTAATGCACATGTGAAATCCTGTGTTGCAGAGATAGAGCAGGGGGATACACAAGAATGCTCCGTACTAGAATACGAGTCGGTGATGCTGCACCAATGGCCTATATAGAGTAAGATTTGATATATCTTTCCCAATCACAATTTTACCTTTATTTCTATCtcgtaaattttattttgaaagaaaataaaaatatgtttctCATCTGTTTCATTGTATACTGAACAAGCAAATGTATATATTGTTTAATTGTTTTGTGGATTTTGTCACTGTATGCATCTattgtttaattgtttttttgtgGTAtgctttgatatatatatatatatatatatatatatatatatatatatatagagggttactccagtgagaacttcttaaaatgagaaccgtgagaacttccttaatttatcatattttggctaatctaaacatcaaactagtgggtacccaatataaaaaatgtatataaaactagtctcttcctagctagtaaaaaaaaaaaattcaaaaaaaaagtccactgccacgtcatcagtgaattttttttaatttatttttttatttttttttcggctagctaggtggagaccttaatgatatacattttttgtgaaggtgcccctggcggggcctttcaaatgaatgagatattgataaatttaaaaagttctcacggttctcattttaagaaagttctcatttgagcaagtgcctatatatatatatgtatgtatgtatgtatgtatgtatgtgtatgtgtgtgtgtctgtatatgtatgtgtgtgtgtgtgtgaaagccttttctaaaattatagatttttTGTCTCATTTACTTGAACAATTTTTACATTCCGGTAATAAACTGTCTGTGGTCTCAGCTGCTAATTTGTTTTAATGTTATCTCCCGAGTTTTAAATCTAAAGATGTTACTAAATATACTCATTACTTTTAGACTAATAAGTGGACATGAGGTTCATAACTGCCTTCTAATTCAGGGCAGAGTCAAGAAAGTATAGGTCATAAGATAATGGATAAAAATCAACACATGAATCAGCTAAAGAAACACATGCGTAAATACTAAGTTTTAGTACTCGTCAAAGTAATTTAAGTCTATAAAATAACGAAAAATTATTATGACTAATGTATAATATAGATGTCCTAGAACTTGGTGAACAAGTAGACTGTTAATAAGTAAAGTGATAGTTTATATATACTTCCTCACtaacattatataattatataatagacTAATAAAAGAAAGATATACTTCAACTCTATTTGAGTAAACCTAAATATTTCTAACAATCCACTTTTAACATAATTACTCTACTGAAACAATTACTATCCAGCTTATCTCtcagttataatatataatttcgcGTTATATATATCTTCTCCCATTCTTCAAAAACTTGTCCACTAAGCAACTATGAAGCATGAATTACTTTGCAGCACTACTTCAATAGTTTATAGAATCCCATGACCACAATATCTGATATCGGCATAATATAAGAAGGCACTATGGAAATGTCTTGGTCTTTTGGATCCAAACATGCTTCATGAAAAAGGAAGTGATCGTTTCATGCCTGACCCCATCTCATTCCTCAACATCAAGTTTAGAAGTCACATTGTTTGATGCTTAGTCATTCTTGCTTTCCTCCTTTTCAAAgtcaagaaccttcatatatgTGTCAATGCTTATACATTTTTCCATTTCCTCAAAAGGATTGCTGTATTCAGAGTTTTGATTAAAATTGTAAGTGGTACAATATTCCACTGTATGTTGAAACTGCTAACCTTTTGCATGTTATGCATGAAAACATCCATAGGTTAACATGACAATAACGGTATATTGTAAAGCTCCTATAAGCAATTGGGAGCTTTACTTTATTTAGTAACTGTGATTGAAAGTATCAAATCATAGAAAATCTGAAGGTAAGGACTGGTTAAGGCTGTAATTTTGTTCCCTGGAGAAAACACAAAAAGCTTGCATTCGGGATTGATGACAATTTTATAGTCCTAGGTTTGCCTTGGTAAATGTGAAAAATTTGGAAGGAGGTCTTAGAATCATTCATGCGAGAAAGTCAAGAATAACATATGGAACTCTCAAGTCGATCAAATGTGAACTACACAAAATATAGAGAGGGTGAAGTATATGCTTATAAACTAAGAGGCTGATGCTAATTTGCAATATCAAAAAGTTTGGTGAAGATTGTAGTGTTTAGAAAGTTTATGAGCACAACTGAAAATTCCAGggtctaaattttaatttttgaatttataactCCAGAGATTAAAGTAAAATATTTGACAAAGTCGAGTGCTGCAAACCCAAATTTTCTATCTCTGACCCTGTGATTTACCAGTGAAGTGGCTCTTTAAGCTCATAcagttatatattctatttgATGAATCAGTGAGGTTAGACATTGAATAAATAGGTTGGAAAATAAAATTAGGATTTTCGCTTTAGTAGAGAAAATAATTACTTGGCAGAATAATATATTGCTTGGCCAAATAAAGAACTCCTTTATATGGAATAAAAGGGCAGGATAAAGGGAATAAATACTTGTCAACTCATGGGTTTGGCTAAAAGTACAAGCGATGAAATACGAACCAAGTTTTATTGTCTGTTAGTAGTAGTTCAAAATTAAATAGAATGATTGTGACAATTTATATAGAGGTCGAAGGTCTTAAACTAgatgaatttaatttaatttaaatatagtcATATACTATctgtgttttatttaaaaaatggaATAAGTATAttcaagttttaattatttatttgaaatataaattacattTGTAAAAAAGATGAGTTCTTAAATGCCACTTTTACTTTTGCACCTAAAATGAGTGCTGTATTGTCCAAACTCCAAAGGCAATTAAAAGAGAACAAGGAGTCCTTGACTCTCTCGTAAAGGAAAGAATTGCAATGATTTTGTTaaatcaaactaaaattaaTGCATAATTAAACTACATCAAAATTACAATGCGAGTATCAAAATTCAAACTTGCCTCTAAAAAGTAATAATGATAACTGAAAATATTTGCATCACTGTTAGTATTGGTCTATTGATTAGTGACTTCAGTCATCGTTAGTTATGCAATTATGCATAGGAAATTTTACTTATTCTTCTGCtattaaatatgaatatttgaACCAACAGGTTTATAGACAGAGAGAACGAGCTTAGACAATCGAAACCCCCAACTCCTCAACCACCACAAAGAGCACCTCTGGATCCATGGACAAGATCCCGACTTAGCAAGCAGTTTGCGCCACCCAAGGAGGAAAAGAGTTCTGATTCTGATATTTAGTAATGTTATAGTTCCTTGTTTTCTTGGTTTTTATAAGCCAAATTGTTGTTTATCTTTTAATATTCAGAAGAATTTTACCTCAAGTGTTAAAACCAATGGGTTGGTGAAGTTTATACATAATAAGCGACTTTGTTTTTTAGAAATATTCATCTTCCTT
Protein-coding regions in this window:
- the LOC108206570 gene encoding uncharacterized protein LOC108206570 is translated as MTKFRKLNRPTGHRMSMLRTMVSQLVKHERIETTVAKAKEVRRLADNMVQLGKEGTLCAARRAGAFVRGDDVIHKLFTELAYRYKDRAGGYTRMLRTRIRVGDAAPMAYIEFIDRENELRQSKPPTPQPPQRAPLDPWTRSRLSKQFAPPKEEKSSDSDI